The following proteins are encoded in a genomic region of Arachis ipaensis cultivar K30076 chromosome B02, Araip1.1, whole genome shotgun sequence:
- the LOC107627719 gene encoding uncharacterized protein LOC107627719, whose product MFEKVARHGLGFKPPSYDELRGKLLKKVESTKLTLEHKAEWKKTGCTIMTDGWTDKRRRTILNFLVNSPKGTVFLKSINASDICKTAEKIFKMIDEVVEEVGEENVVQVVTDNAANYKKAGQMLMEKRKNLYWTPCAAHCIDLMLEDFEKKLDLHKDTIAKGRKLTTYIYSRTSLISLLQQHTKGRDLVRPGMTRFATFYLTLGSLNEKKNPIIRMFISDEWKESKCSKTRDGKNIENIILDKTFWGNIIHCLRGAYPLLHVLRIVDSEGKAAMGYMYSEIDRAKEKIKDAFQSVELSYKPLWDIIDARWDKQLFRPLHAASYYLNPQIHYSPNFKVEYDVKKGLYDCLDILVGDSALITIIDSQLEDFKSKAKFFGRDVAKNALKTKTPSQWWDSYGDEHPELQKFAIRVLSLTCSSSGCERNWSAFEMVHTKRRNRLKTSTMNDVVFVMTNSRLARKKPSRNTADYSFEDLDSDEEWIVEDENMMENMEEFDTQNGVNLAPQEDRGKDGVL is encoded by the exons ATGTTTGAGAAGGTTGCCCGCCATGGATTAGGATTCAAGCCACCTTCTTATGATGAGTTAAGAGGAAAATTATTGAAGAAGGTAGAGTCAACCAAACTAACATTAGAACATAAAGCTGAATGGAAGAAAACTGGATGCACTATTATGACAGATGGTTGGACAGATAAAAGAAGGAGAACTATTCTCAACTTTCTTGTGAATAGTCCTAAGGGAACTGTTTTCTTGAAATCCATTAATGCTTCTGATATATGCAAAACAGCTGAAAAGATATTCAAGATGATTGATGAAGTCGTAGAGGAAGTGGGAGAAGAGAATGTGGTTCAAGTTGTAACTGATAATGCAGCTAACTACAAAAAGGCAGGACAAATGTTGATGGAAAAGAGAAAGAATCTTTATTGGACTCCTTGTGCCGCTCATTGCATTGATTTGATGCTTGAAGATTTTGAGAAGAAGCTAGATCTTCACAAAGACACCATTGCCAAAGGAAGAAAGCTAACTACTTACATATATTCTAGGACTTCTCTAATTTCCCTTTTACAACAGCACACCAAAGGAAGAGATTTGGTGAGACCAGGTATGACGCGATTTGCTACGTTCTACCTTACTTTGGGTAGTCTTAATGAGAAGAAGAATCCAATAATTAGAATGTTCATCTCGGATGAATGGAAGGAAAGCAAGTGCTCAAAGACAAGAGATGGGAAAAACAttgaaaatattattttggaTAAAACATTTTGGGGAAACATTATCCATTGCTTGAGAGGTGCttatcctcttcttcatgtgctTCGTATAGTGGATTCAGAGGGTAAGGCAGCTATGGGATATATGTATTCTGAAATTGATCGTGCTAAAGAAAAGATTAAAGATGCTTTTCAAAGTGTTGAACTAAG TTATAAACCTTTGTGGGATATTATTGATGCAAGATGGGACAAGCAACTCTTTAGGCCTTTGCATGCTGCAAGCTATTATTTGAATCCACAAATTCATTATAGTCCTAATTTTAAGGTTGAGTATGATGTTAAAAAAGGACTTTATGATTGTTTGGATATACTTGTGGGAGATTCTGCACTCATTACAATTATTGATAGTCAACTTGAAGATTTCAAGAGTAAAGCTAAATTTTTTGGTAGAGATGTAGCCAAGAATGCTCTCAAAACCAAAACACCCTCACAATGGTGGGATTCTTATGGGGATGAACATCCAGAACTTCAAAAGTTTGCTATCCGTGTCTTGAGTTTGACTTGTAGTTCATCAGGATGTGAGCGCAATTGGAGTGCTTTTGAGATG GTTCACACGAAAAGAAGAAATCGTTTGAAGACAAGCACAATGAATGATGTTGTTTTTGTGATGACCAATTCAAGATTGGCAAGAAAGAAGCCATCAAGAAATACTGCTGATTATAGCTTTGAAGACTTGGATTCAGATGAAGAATGGATTGTGGAAGATGAAAATATGATGGAAAATATGGAAGAATTTGACACACAAAATGGTGTAAACTTAGCCCCTCAAGAAGATAGAGGTAAAGATGGGGTCCTTTGa